From the genome of Cervus elaphus chromosome 31, mCerEla1.1, whole genome shotgun sequence:
CCCGCGCGTCGCGGCCCCTCCCCGCGGCTGGTCCGGCCCCCGGGGAAGCCCCCTTcgccccaccccaggccagggCCCGCCCCCAGCTTCCCCGGCCTCCTTCCTGTGGGAAGTGCGGCTCCTTTCGCGTCCCCCACCCTCTGGGCTCTGCCTGGCAGGCGCTCCGCCGCCGGGCACAGGTTAGGCTAGGTCGGTGAGCGGAGTCCGGGGGGAGGCTGCGGGGAACCTCACACTCGCGGATGCACAGACGGGCCTGCCTCCGCCTGCGGGCCTTGCCTGGGACCGAGCCGCCAGCCCGCCCGCCCTCTCGCCGCGGGCGAGGTCGTACCTCGCCACCAATACGTCTTGGACAAGTCGTGCCAGGTCTGATGCTGGGTGTGGTGAGTGCCGCCCGGGCCCAGGTGCGCAGCCTCGATGAGCCCGCGGCGCCGCTCGGGCTGCAGCACCACCTCCAGCTCGGCGAACGTCTTGCGATGCCGTTGCCGCCGCTGGTAGTACAGGGTCCCGTCCCGCACCACGTAGCACGCGGCCGCCTTGCGGATTTTACGCTTGACATTGCCCTCGGTGCCTGGCGCGTACGGCTCGCACTCGTTCGTCAGGTAGCGCAGGATGGCCTGGTAGCTTTCTTCGCTTGACATCGCTGACGGCGGCTCCCTGAGGGTGCCTGTCAGTGGCAGGGAAGGAAGACAGCGCACTAGCTCCGGGCGGATGCAACAGCAGCGGCGGTACTATGGGAAGGACCCGTTGTGTCTACAGTGAGTGCTCTTCGACGGCACCCGCAGCGCAGAGGGAGAACGGACGAGTCGGTAACCAGGAGGAACTGCACTTCTCCAGCGCGCGGGATCCGCTGGCGACTGACAAAATGGCTGCTGCACCACCGGAAGTGACGCAAATCAAGGGCAGTGGGTGAGGGAGCTGAGCCCTGATTGGAGCGCAATGGCTTTCTGGCTTGATCTAGCCGACTGAGTGACGTCAGGACTGCGGGCGGACATTTTGGAAGCGGGTAGGCCCTTCCTGGGAGAGCCAAGTGATTTTGAGCAGACATATTAAGTCCTGGCAGTTTccctttttttattttccccttctttcccttGCTCTGAGCACGTGTAGGAGCCGCTGGGCAGTTGTTAACCCCGGTTGATACCCCAAGGTGCAAAGGAGTCTTCTCCGTCTGCGTTTTGAGACAAccgaaaacataaaatatattgagGTCTATAATAGCCACTGAATTTAAGACCAAATAAGTCCTTTCACATGGAAATGtagtttcctgtcaagtgttaacaaaatttaaatttatccGTGGTAGGAGTTACTGTAGTTTCTAAGCTATTGCTGGTTCCAAACTACCCGTTGGATAGTCGATATTTTTCTGCAGTGATCAGCTTATGTAGTGACGATTTTATACCTATTAAGTCAATCATGTTGGCAAGGAGCGGTGAAGAGGAGCTAGCACTTGTTTTTTTTACAGCTTGGGGGAGAAAAACACTCCGTTTTACACCCAACATATACTGAATGCACCAAAGGCCACGGCGATTCGAACTGCACTTTCCAAGGTGAGGTGTAGGTCCTATGTCAGATTTTTCACTGGTAGACGGGAGCGGTCGCCCTGGTCACCTCTCCGTGGGTTGTCTGCCTCGCAGTTAGGAGACTCAGGCCTACGACATTCCAAACCATCCGGGGTCTGGCACTTAGGTGCTTTACTGGAGCCTGAAAACTCCGAGCCAACCCTCTCCTGACCCTGCCTAGATCTGCAGTCGCCGAGTGAGGCGCTGAGCCCTGCGGAGACAGGTGAGGGCCGACTGCAGGTGAAAGCAGTGGGCTCAGAAAGGGGGGTACACTCGGTCTCCAAGGCACTTGCCAGTGGGGACTACAGCAATTAACAAATGGCATACTTAAGGCACTTGAATATTCTGGCTGTAGCTACCTGAGCTCCGAGTCCCTGAGGCAAAATACAACTAACAGGCCTGGGGTTTacttgaaaagtgaagtcgctcagtcgtgtctgactttttgtgaccccatggattgtcacCTACCAGgcctctccgtccatgggatcttccaggcaagaatactggagtgggttgccatttaccttctccatgggatcttcttgacccaggcatcgaacccaggcctcccgcattgtagggagacgctttaccctctgagccaccagggaagccccaagctagTGTTTGAACTAGGGATTCCGAAGTTCACGCAGATGACATGAGCCACACTACCAAACACAGGGTTTACTTTGGGCCACTCATTTCAGACCACAGTTAGGGGAGGGAGGCATGTCCAAACCCACTCTCCATGGGATGTGTCTGTTTCAGTTTCACTGTGAAATAGACGTCTTTTAAAACtgatgtaaatagattaaaatgtTAAGTAAACAATTTCTGGACGACCAAGAGAAGCTAAGTTAGAAATAACCTCTCATGCCAAACACAACCAGAGATTCTCCTGTGCCTTCGAGCCAATAGAGAAGCATTTTAATAACATGTTATACAAGTGGTCCAGTGGTCTTACTGAGAAAAGCTAAACTTGCTGTCCCATGAAAATAGgtgttttgggtttccctggtggctcagatggtagagaacttgcctgcaatacaggagagacCCATGTTGGATctcggggtcgggaagatcctctggagaaggaaatggtaacccactccagaattcttgcctggagaattccatagacagaggagcctggcaagccataGTCGATGGGGTtcccatgactgagtgactaacagtttcagttAGTGTTTATATCCTCCTAAACTTTAAGCTATTCATGACTGAAAGATAATCAGAATTGGGCAGTTCCATTTTCAGATATTTAAGACCAGAAAAGCAGTACTTTAAGGGGACATTTTATTGTGTTCAAAAGTAAGAACATGTAGCTCTGTATTCATGTTGAGTATTTTGATTgaccttttttcttaaaatttcattttaaaaaattacaataggGGCTTTTTCAggagtcaagtggttaagactcagccttCCAGTGCTGGGAGTGTGGGTTCCactcctggtcaggaagctaagatcccacatgccacagggtgcaggggaaaaataaataaaatttaactcttcCTATACAGAAAATCATGTTTCTCATGAGGATGTTGTTTATTTCTTGTTGTATCCTTGCGACTTAAAAGTGATGGTACATTGGATGATCTAATTTTCATAGATGTGCAAGCCTCTTAACACCAATTATGATTACTATTTTTCATATAACAATTACATAATATAGTAACTTGTAACTTGATCATCAGCAGGCTACTCAAGACATTTTTGCAATTTTAAGGACAGCTCTGCCAGACTCCCAACTCAAGAACTATTTTTTCTAAGAATACTCAAGATCCTCGAGTATTGCATCCTTGGGgaattccatggcagtccagcAGCGAATTCACTTCTATGGGCCTGggatttcaatccctggttgggaactaagatgccacgaGCATCACACCACAGACTCTTCCTCCCTACAAAAGTGTAGTCTTCATTTAAGCTTATTTTCTGGAAGTGAGAGCAGATAATAAAGGTGAGTTTTAAGTAGCTTTAGCTCAGCTATAAGAAAATGGTTAAAAGTTGAGATACTAGAGAACCAAAGGCATCCCCAGTAATGAAATGTGTCTATCATGGAAAAGGGTAGTTTAACAAGAAAACAACCCATTAAAATGCTTACTTTTTGCTAACAGAAgtgacaggaaaagaaaaaaacaaaaacgcaaTCTTTTAGCAATCAACCTGGACTACAATCTATACAACAAAATGCAGTCTAAAATCTACATAATGCAACATAATGTGTAATGTGTCCTTACAGCCTCAGGTGAGTAAGGACTGCATTTAACCATACAGATCTTATTTAGAGATAAATATTTAACATCTCTCCATCTAAGAAACTTATATTAGGAGTAGTAGAAGGCATTATTCCTGAGAAATGAACTCTTTAAAGAATACTTAGCTCTTAAATTCTTAACTGCTATTACAGTGTAGGCCAAACATGCCTGCTTTAAGAGTAAAAATTCCACCACAATCTATATTATAATCAGATCTTTATTTAAATATCCAATCTGCCAACTTAGCGTTTTCCACCAACTCGAGGAGCAGAAACCTTCACAGGCTTCACAATCTTTTGCTTGGGTGCTGCCTTTGTGGGAGCCTGTAAAAAGAGAACATGTTGGTGGCATTACTCCAcctgagtttgttttttgtttcaatCACTGCTCTTATGCCCATGTTGTTTGTAACCTAATTACTTTCCTACCTAATTATTTGTGTTCCTAATATAAAGAACTCCCCTCAAAAGTTAAAATTCTAcctttatatgaaatataaatgaaagcCAAAGAGGTAAGATTGAAGTAACTGAGATGTGATGCAGTGTGGGATCCTCAATTATATCCTAAGAACAGAAAAAGGTCCAATGGTAATTTTCTGgtattgaaatttttattatggTATCTAAATGGTTTAACACTGATAAAAACTGAGTAAATTCTATACAATTACAGaaaatttttactgaaaaatctagaattatttcaaaataaacattatttgccTTTCTCTCGTTTCTATGTAGCACTTACAGACTCATTTAAGGCTCTAACAAAGGACCTCTTTGGAGTCCTGAATCACTCACCCAAAAACCAATCATGGACATCACTTTCATTAAAGCCTTACACTTCATTTACCACAATTtgggttaaaaataaattctcctGTTGCTCTAAATGAGAAATCTTAAGACAATCCGATAATTACCTTTGCAGCAGCCATTGCTGTCTTTTTAGATGCTTGCTTAGCCTTTTTTGCTTCCTTGGCAGCCCTGTGGAGTTAAAAAGAACAAGCAAAAAACACTTTACTCCTTAAGGGTACAGCTTATTAACAAAAGGCTAATGTttgggaaaagtggaaataacaTATTCCTTCACCACCTGCAGTTATTTGTATGATAAAGCCAAAGGATTTATTAACAAATGTAATTAACCACATCAACTTAACATTAGAAACTGTATAGTACCTTTATAATTGCATTCAGAATTTCAACAAATCATTTAGACTTACAGTATAAACTTCTGTATTATTAAACACGAACATGTACAACGGACAATCTCTATAAAGATTCAAGTATCACAACACAAAATAACATCAGATTAAGATTCTATTCTGTAAACCCATACATAATCTAAATTCCATGTCAGTGACTGAAACTCATAGTGAGATTTCTCACCTGATAGCTTGTTCTCGTTGAGCCTTCCTAACTTCAGGTTTCTGATTCCTCTTGGCCATTATATCAGCAAGAGAGGCACCAGTTATGGCCCTCTGGAATTTGACTGCACGGCgagttcttttcttttgaatttcttcCTACAGAACAGAAAGATGGTGAGCATGCTGAGAAACCTTCCCTCAGGAATGTGGGGGAGACATGAAATGTCAGGAGACGGCAAAGGAGCTCTCCCTTGGACCTTCTGCACCAATCCCATTCATGGGGGCTCCGCCCTCATGACTGTTTCATCTCTCAAAGGTCCCACCTCCTAACCATCACCTCAGAGGTCAAgttttcaacatgtgaattttggggaGAACACAATTCAGACCacaccagggagttccctggtggccgagtggttaggactttgagcTTTCACTGCCAGTGGCTCAGTtttaattcctggttgggaaactgacattccacatgctgcacagcaccacccagaagaaaaaaaaaaactcccgaAACAATTCATGCAATTACTTGAAATGAgatatacaaataaatttttaaagcatctatatataaaatactgcaATATGCAGGTAAGTTTTCCAATTATAAATTGGTTAAGCCATCTGTTACAAATGCTGACCATTATTtcctactttatttaaaaagacaaagttaAACTCTAAGAAAATTAACTGAATGGTactttaaaagcaatttttaaaagcaattttagtaTGATTGTTCATGATAAAGAATgtgcttctggaaaaaaaattaacctcaaACTGATTTGTTTTTACTCAAAGTACTGACACTGGGAGAAATAGTCAAGTTATAAAACTGATGAAGACAGGAAAGCCACCAAATGTTAAGGAATGTTTGAGTATCAATATAATTCAAACATTTGCTGCAGATTCTATATTAGAAATCTATAATACAGTGCTTATAAGAAAGATCTTGGCTTTAAgtccaaggaaaaataaaatgaactgttTATTAAGGCAGGGATAtgcaaaatatcttaaaatttttaatgggaCATATGGAGAAAAGAGGACACATTTGTGGTTAGCCaaatgctcattttaaaatttttatcaagaTGAAATCTTACTGGATAAAATGCTAGTATTTACCTATTTATAATTTCTCAAAtccacttaaaaacattttttcttattgtggtaaaatatatacaacatTAAATTAATCattctaaagtatttttaagggtataattcagtggcattaggTACCTTTGCAGTGTTGTGCAAACaccatttctgtctccagtaCTTTTTCACAATACAAAACAAACTGCACCCgttaaataagggcttcccaggtggctagtggaaaagaacccgcctgctaatgcaggaaacaagagacacacaggttcgatccctgggtgaccAAGTCCCCTGGAGCGGGGATCacggaaacccattccagtattcatgcctggagaatcccatggacagaggagcctggcgggctactgtccagagttgcaaagagtcaaacatgactgaagcaacagtcacaaatgaagtgacttagtacgcacACATCACATTttattatccattcatccactgatggggCATTTGATTGTTTCCATTGTAATAGAGCTACAAACATCAGCATACACGTTTATCTATTCAAATCCCTGCCTATAATCCTCTCTAATATATACAGCCCTAGAactggaactgctggatcatatgatggtAATTCtctaactttttgagaaactgccaaaccacTTTCCACAGTGCCTACACCATCTTCATTCAGCAATGCACAGGGTTCCAATATCTCAACACCACCAAATCTGTAATTCCTCCCACCAACCCTCCCCGTTTGGATAAGGGCCATCCTAATCCTAATGTCACATTCACGGGTTTTTTAAACACATTGTGttagactttgttgttgttgactgtctgtgtctgcctctgcgaccccatggactgtaacccgccatgctcctctatGAAATTTCCcagcctttcttccttctccacacTTTTTTCCCCACATTCACTTTTAATTTAGAATTCTCCTTTCCTCTGAATTCCCATAATAATTTTCTTGCCATGACACTCAAACTTTTTCTCAAAAATCTCTTTCATCAACCTAAAAGACCACTCCAAAAAACTCatccagaacttccctggtggtaaagtggttcagaatccactgccaatgcaggggacacaggttccattctcggcccaggaagattccacctgtCTGGAGCAACTAAGTCGCTGagacacaactattgagcccatagGACTAGAGCCTGCGTTCCCCAAGGAGAAGCCACCCCACCCCGCACCccacacggcaactagagaaagtcacaGAGCAGCAACAAAGAGGCAGAGTGGctataaattaaaaacacatcCAATCTTAAGAACTAACTAATATGCTGGAAGACTTCACGATATGATACCTACATTAGGAATAATTCTGTAAGCATTATAACCAATAACAAGTTTCCATAAGAACTATTTGAGCTTCCACTCAAACATCTTAAACACTTCCACAGTGCCCTATAACTCACCTGAGCTTTATGGTAATTGACTAACTCTGGAAAGGGGATGCTGTCAAATTTCAACTCAATTTTTACTGTGAGCTGAAGATACAAGGAGGCAATCCTTACAATCATTCTCACTTCACTGTTTGATGCTCAACAGTTTTAGAGTATTTTCACATACCGTCTCATTTAATTAGTTTTGTAAAGCAGCAGCTGACGCTCAAGAGTTTTAACAACTTTAGAACAACATTAACAAAGTGCGTTTCACTTACCGACTGTccctttttgtgttttcttctgtaGAGGACAGTCCAGTTGATCTGACGAGGATTCCTCTTGGAAAGGAATGCCGACTCACATTTTGCATTAAGAAACTGGAAAACCTGTCATGACAAGTTCAAAGTAGAGGCCTGAGCTTGAAATTATTAGTAAATATTCTAGTGACATCCTCCCATTTTACAAAATTGAGACCCATGCAGACCAAAAGGCTTGTGTCACAGAACTGGCAAGAAACCGTCTCTGCGTTTGGCCCTGTCTTTTCCCGAGAGGAGACAAACCTACGTTCATACTGAGGGGTAGGGTGTCAAATTCCGGGAGGGATCGTGCCCCTCCTGAGATGGACCTGATATCCATAAAAATAGCCAGGTTCTCGCTGGCCCACTGCTGTTACACCAGAACATTAAAATTATACAAACTCCTAACTTCCGACCATCTACATTTGATCAAGCTCAAGACTGACTGACTTAGAGGCTTCTGACAAACACCGCACACAGGGTCCCGGTTCAAGCTTTTCAGGCACCAACAGTGACGTGCTAAAGGACCCGGCTTAGACCGAATGAGACCGGTCTTTCTTTAAAAGTACACGGTACGTTTAGCCCACGCGGCCGTTCACCTTCCCGTCGGTTCGGGCGTAGCGCCTGCCGTGTCCTGGGTAGATCTTGTACCCGCTGAAACTGCACAGCTCGACCCTGTAACGAAAAGAGAAAGCCCCTTAGCTGGGATAGCGGGTATCTTTGGCAAGGACAGGCCATGCCTGGGATGCTGGACAGGCGCTCAGAGCGAAGATGGAAGAGGATTGGGATGGAGGGTTCCTTCTTACTTCATGGTTGCTAGCgctggggaaaaggaaagatggcgaagagaaggaaaggattaTGGGAAGAGGCCTTATAAGGTCGTGGAAGGCACTCTCCTCCCACAATTCTTTTCCCTGAGCCCGGCCCTCTGTGATGACGTCACGTCGCCGGGGCCACAAATCTAGACTTCCCCAGCTGCTGTCCGCTTCGCCTGGAATAATTGCGCTAGAGGCTATCGAGCCTCTGCAGGCAAAGTGGGAAGGACAGTCAAGCAGATAGGCAGGCAGGCAATTGGTTTGAGTAATTCTAAGAGCCACGTCCTACTGCAGGAAATGTGAACTGCAGAGACGGGGGTCCTTTCTCCTCTACTTCTCATAATTTAATGATGCCCAGATGAATACCCTGCAGGTAAAATCTAAAATCTCATTTTGCCAGCACTCGTGCTAAAGCATTTGCATACATCGACTTCTTCAGTTTACTAAATCTCTATTAAGTGAGCGCCAAAGTATTGCGAGCTGGTGACTGCTAGGAGTGGAGGAGTTCGTTTGCTCGGCTGCCACCTAttgggggtggagagggggaTTGGCCGCCGGTGATTGCTAAGAAAACCTTGTCTGGAGAAGGCACCTCTCTGCCCAGTCCCAACAGGAGGGCCAATGCCTGGATGATTTGAACGTTTTGTGATGCTAGATATTTCAGcatttgatttgttgttgttcagtcgctcagtgataTCCAACTTTTTACAACCCCATTGAATGCAGCttgctaggcttccctgcccttcactatcacccagagcttgctcaaactcatgtccatagagttggtcgtgccatccaaccatctcatcctctgtcggccccttctcctcctgccatcaatctgacccagcatctgggtcttttccattgaatcagctctttccatcaggtggccaacgtattggagcttcagttccagcatcagtccttcaatgaatattctgggctgATTTCTGAtctctacttgcagtccaagggactctcaagagtctcccccagcaccacagttctaaagcatcaattcttcagtgctcagccctcacatccatacatgactactgaaaaaaccatagctttgtctatacagacctttgtcagcaaagtgatctctctgctttttaaaatgctgtctaggttgctcacagcttttcttccaagaagcatgtgtcttttagtttcatggttgcagtcaccatttgcagtgattttggagcccagtaaaagaaaatcactgtttccattgtttccccatttatttgccatgaagtaataggaccggatgccatgatcttagttttttgaatgttgagtttaagccagcttttttactctcctttcaccttcaacaagaggctgtttagttcctgttagcttcctgccataagggtggtgtcatctgcatatctgaggttattggtatttctccctgaaatcttgattccagcttgtgtttcatccaatccagtattttgcatgatgtactctgcatgtaagttaaatactGCATGTAAGtaagtgaaatgagtgcaactgtgaaatgagtgcaattgtgtgctagtttgaacattctttagcattgcctttcttttggactggaatgaaaactgaccttttgcagtcctgtggccactgctagttttccaagtttgctgacacattgactgcagcactgtaacagcgtcatcttttaggatttgaaacagttcagctggaattccatcacctccactagctttgttcatagtgacgcttccaaaagcccacttgacttcacaccccaAGATGTCTAACTCTAtctgagtgatcacactgtcatggttatctgggtcattaagatctttttgtatagttctatgcattcttgccacctcttcttaatatcttctgcttctgttaggtccataccatttctgtcctttattgtgcccatctttgcatgaaatgttcccttggtatcgctaattttcttgaagagatctctagtctttcccattctattgttttcctctatgtctttgcattgtttctcaggaaggctttcttatctctccttgctattctttggaatcctgcattcacatgggtgtatctttccttttttcctttgccttttgcttctcttcttttctcggctatttgtagggcctcctcagacaacatttttgcatttctttttcttgtgaatggttttgatcactgcctcctgtacaatgttatgaacctccatccatagttcttcaggcactctgatTATCacatctaatcctttgaatctatttgtcacttccactgtataatttaggtcatacttgaatggcctagtggttttccctacttgcttcaatttaagtctgaattttgcgataaggagttcatgatctgatccacagtcagctcccagtcttgcttttgctgactgtatagagcttctccatctgtggctgcaaaggatataaccaatctgatttcagtattgtcCATtcggtgatgtccacatgtagagtcttctcttgggttgttggaagaggttgcttggtatgaccagtgcattcttttgtcaaaactctgttagcctttgccctgtttcgttttgtactccaaggctacaGTCCAACATTTGATGGTGAGTGGCAAAAGTCAATCCATGAGTTGTGTAGGAGACAATACTTGActagaaaacaaatacaatgaTTGATTTATGCTGCTAGTTGGAGCTCAGAGCAGGTTGCTCCAGACTATGCCTCAATAACATATGGGTTAGTTTGAATTCAGGTTAGTTGAAAACTGGTAGGTGCAAGAAAGTTACTTTGAGCTTCCTGTCTATcaccctgaaagcaggaaataaaactCTCATACTTTCTTGTTGTACAGTAGCAAAGATAGGAAGACATCATTATTACCAGAGACAGCGAATTCATGGCAGAGAAGTTCGTATAAGCAGACTTTGATATTTCTTTACTAATTTACTACTCAAAGCCCAAGCTTTGCTTAAATTCCTTACAAGTTTTTATTGTTCCTTtgtctaaaaaatatataagctGTCTGCTTTGGCCACTTCTTACTTAGGACTTAACTCTATGTGAGACCACTTGCACATGaattaaatttgtttctttttctcctatttatctgttgtgtgttaattttattacTAGTTCAGCCACAAGAAGTCAGGATGGGTAAAGTAGGAAATTTGCCTCTCCTGGACACTCTGTATAAGCAACTCACCCTAAAAAGGTGGTAGAAGAGATATAGAAACTCCAGCAAGGTTGCTGACTAATATTAAGAAAGTAGAACATCTGTTGGAAACTTTCTCAGGAATGAATTAACAGAGATCTGAATAGAATTAAGGAgctaaagaaaagagaaggactATGACAGCCTGACCAATTCTGACAGCTGTTGAGAATACCTGGTATACTTAGACGAATTTTTCTAAA
Proteins encoded in this window:
- the RPL24 gene encoding 60S ribosomal protein L24 is translated as MKVELCSFSGYKIYPGHGRRYARTDGKVFQFLNAKCESAFLSKRNPRQINWTVLYRRKHKKGQSEEIQKKRTRRAVKFQRAITGASLADIMAKRNQKPEVRKAQREQAIRAAKEAKKAKQASKKTAMAAAKAPTKAAPKQKIVKPVKVSAPRVGGKR